Below is a window of Effusibacillus lacus DNA.
GAAAAAGCGGCCGATGTGATGATCTACGGCGAACCGGCAGGTACAGACGGGGTTGATACGAATCGGCGAACACTGTTCGAGAATGGACATGTCGTTCATCAGCATTTGGTGACATGCCCCTATTTTGTCATTGAAAAGCTGACGATTAAAGTATCAGCGCATCAGATCAACTTAGGCAAGCAGGGCAATCCGGATATCATCATAATTGCAAACGGTGAGGGTGTACTCGATCCCGTTGTCGATTTTGAACCGATAGAATTGAAGTATGGTGATACAGTTTTAGTTCCAAGCACAATATCTGAATATCAGATTCGAACAACTTCAAAAATTGAACTTTTGAGAACGTATTATTAAGCAGAAAGAATAAAAACAGGGATACGGAAAAAAAGTGGATGGCGAAAGTTACTCCATTTGACAAGGGGAAACTAAAAATTTATGATTCTAATAAAAGGTAAGTTAATTACTTTTAGGTGGTGCTGAATGAAAGAACGAGGTATTCGACGCAAGAAAACTGTACAATATCAAAGAAACAGCCCGATTCATCGCAACGGGTTTGTATTGGAACCTGGCAATTGGAAAGAGTACGACCCTTTTTTAGCATTGATGGAAGATTTCTTCCAAAAAGGAACTTTCGATTATCACCCGCATCGCGGTATCGAGACAGTCACGTATGTGATCGACGGCACGCTTGAGCATTTCGACAATAAAGCGGGAGAAGGAACACTGGAACCGGGGGATGTGCAGTGGATGACCGCTGGAAGAGGTGTCATTCACAAGGAAGATCCGGCGCCCGGTTCCACCGTTCACAGCTTGCAATTGTGGATCAACTTGCCAAAATCGAAGAAAATGACCGAGCCGCGATATCAAAATTTGAAAAGTAAAGACATGCCCGTTCGAAAAGAAGATGGAGCAACCGTTCGTGTCTTTTCAGGATCTTCGAAAGGCACACACGCTCCGACACTCAATCATGTGCCGGTAACCATGGTAGAAATTGAATTGGAACCGGAGACAAGTGTGTCGCAAGATTTGCCCGGAAATTACAACGGCTTTCTATATATTCTTGAAGGAAGCGGAACCTTTGGTATCGACGGAACCGAAGGACGTGCCGGACAAGTGTTGTTTTTAAGCTCTGTGGATGGAGATTCGGAGAGCGAAATCGTAATGACCGCCAAGGAAAAACTTCGCGTTCTAATGTACGCGGGCGAACCCGTGAACGAACCCGTTGTTTCGTACGGACCGTTTGTGATGAACACGCAAGAAGAAATTCGGCAAGCAATTTTGGATTATCAAATGGGAAGATTCGATGAGTAATCAATTCAAGAATTTACTGAATACCTTCTGCCCTTAGTATGTCCAAAGGAATTGCTGTACGTAACAGCACGAAACGACTTAGCGATATCCCATTGTCGGTTCTGGATCTTGCCCCGATTGTGGTGGGTGGAACACCCTCTAACTCTTTCCGAAACAGTCTTGACCTTGCCCAGCTCGCGTTTGCCAGCCA
It encodes the following:
- a CDS encoding pirin family protein, whose protein sequence is MKERGIRRKKTVQYQRNSPIHRNGFVLEPGNWKEYDPFLALMEDFFQKGTFDYHPHRGIETVTYVIDGTLEHFDNKAGEGTLEPGDVQWMTAGRGVIHKEDPAPGSTVHSLQLWINLPKSKKMTEPRYQNLKSKDMPVRKEDGATVRVFSGSSKGTHAPTLNHVPVTMVEIELEPETSVSQDLPGNYNGFLYILEGSGTFGIDGTEGRAGQVLFLSSVDGDSESEIVMTAKEKLRVLMYAGEPVNEPVVSYGPFVMNTQEEIRQAILDYQMGRFDE